A genomic segment from Dermatobacter hominis encodes:
- a CDS encoding alcohol dehydrogenase catalytic domain-containing protein — MRHVVIDGVRSVDVVSVPDPAPPGPDGVVVEVDATAICGSDLHFYDGDIPVGDGIAPGHEFLGTVVEAGPEVSRFAVGDRVLTASVAGCGRCDGCAQGDPVLCVDGPQVFGSGMLPGGQATAVAVPAADFQLLSIPEGVDDEAALLLTDNLGTGWAGAQRADIPAGGTVAVIGLGAVGLCAVRSALALGAGQVLAIDPVQGRRERAAASGATPVEGPTVEAVLEATGGRGADAVIDAVALDATLDDALSAVRAGGTVSVIGVHDLQPYPLPILMGLFRSVTLRMTTAPVHRTWPELVPLIQDGSLATDGIFTHEFALDDAADAYAAVAARSADCVKVLMRP, encoded by the coding sequence ATGCGCCACGTGGTGATCGACGGAGTGCGGAGCGTCGACGTGGTGTCGGTGCCCGACCCGGCGCCGCCGGGGCCCGACGGCGTGGTGGTCGAGGTCGACGCCACCGCGATCTGCGGGTCGGACCTGCACTTCTACGACGGTGACATCCCGGTCGGCGACGGGATCGCGCCGGGCCACGAGTTCCTCGGCACCGTCGTCGAGGCGGGACCCGAGGTGTCGCGGTTCGCGGTCGGCGACCGGGTCCTGACCGCGTCGGTCGCCGGGTGCGGCCGCTGCGACGGCTGCGCCCAGGGCGATCCGGTGCTCTGCGTCGACGGCCCCCAGGTCTTCGGGTCGGGGATGCTCCCCGGCGGGCAGGCCACCGCGGTGGCGGTGCCGGCCGCCGACTTCCAGCTCCTCTCCATCCCCGAGGGCGTGGACGACGAGGCGGCGCTCCTGCTGACCGACAACCTGGGCACGGGCTGGGCCGGCGCGCAGCGCGCCGACATCCCCGCCGGGGGCACCGTCGCGGTGATCGGGCTCGGGGCGGTCGGGCTCTGTGCGGTCCGGTCGGCCCTGGCGCTCGGCGCCGGCCAGGTGCTGGCGATCGACCCCGTGCAGGGCCGTCGCGAGCGGGCTGCGGCGTCGGGGGCGACGCCGGTGGAGGGGCCGACGGTCGAGGCGGTCCTCGAGGCCACCGGCGGACGGGGAGCCGACGCCGTGATCGACGCGGTCGCTCTCGACGCGACGCTCGACGACGCGCTCTCGGCCGTCCGGGCCGGTGGGACCGTGTCGGTGATCGGCGTGCACGACCTGCAGCCGTACCCGCTGCCGATCCTGATGGGCCTGTTCCGCAGCGTCACCCTGCGCATGACCACCGCACCCGTCCACCGCACCTGGCCCGAGCTGGTCCCGCTGATCCAGGACGGGTCGCTCGCGACGGACGGCATCTTCACCCACGAGTTCGCGCTCGACGACGCCGCCGACGCCTATGCCGCGGTCGCAGCCCGGAGCGCCGACTGCGTGAAGGTGCTGATGCGGCCCTGA
- a CDS encoding phytoene desaturase family protein, with the protein MTEQLDAVVVGSGPNGLAAAVALAMGGRSVTVLEAADTPGGGARSAELTIPGLVHDTCSGVHPFGVGSPFLSTLPLGEHGLVWRWPEIDLAHPLDDGSAALLHRDLDRTCDGLGPDGRTWRRIFGPLVARFDELAGDVLGPVLRWPDHPVLMARFGLRAILPANAVGRAFRTESAKSLWAGSAAHLFHRFGRPFSAAVGLMLIAGGHAHGWPVAEGGSGAISAALVSLLEAHGGTVVTGHRVASLADLPPSRALLLDTAPGAAAGILGDRLPRRRARTYRRFRHGPAAFKVDLAVRGGIPWAAETAGRAGTVHVGGSLADIASAEAATVRGEMPARPFVLVAQQSVADPGRAVGDVHPIYAYAHVPAGWSGDGEQAVVDQIERFAPGFTERIVATASTGPARLQASNPNLVQGDIVGGANDPLQLVARPRLGLDPYATGAPGVFLCSASTPPGAGVHGMAGFHAAMRALRWLDGR; encoded by the coding sequence GTGACCGAGCAGCTCGACGCCGTCGTCGTCGGGTCGGGCCCGAACGGCCTGGCCGCCGCGGTCGCGCTCGCCATGGGCGGCCGCAGCGTCACGGTCCTGGAGGCGGCCGACACGCCCGGCGGCGGCGCCCGCTCGGCCGAGCTCACGATCCCCGGCCTGGTCCACGACACGTGCTCGGGCGTGCACCCGTTCGGCGTGGGGTCACCGTTCCTGTCGACGCTGCCGCTGGGCGAGCACGGCCTCGTGTGGCGCTGGCCCGAGATCGACCTGGCCCACCCGCTCGACGACGGGAGCGCGGCGCTGCTGCACCGCGACCTGGACCGGACCTGCGACGGCCTCGGGCCCGACGGCCGCACCTGGCGCCGGATCTTCGGGCCGCTGGTCGCCCGGTTCGACGAGCTCGCGGGCGACGTCCTCGGGCCCGTGCTGCGGTGGCCCGACCACCCCGTCCTCATGGCCCGCTTCGGCCTCCGGGCGATCCTGCCGGCGAACGCCGTCGGCCGGGCGTTCCGGACCGAGTCGGCGAAGAGCCTGTGGGCCGGATCCGCCGCCCACCTCTTCCACCGCTTCGGCCGCCCGTTCTCGGCTGCGGTCGGGTTGATGCTGATCGCCGGCGGCCACGCCCACGGCTGGCCCGTGGCCGAGGGCGGGTCCGGCGCGATCAGCGCGGCGCTCGTGTCGCTGCTCGAGGCGCACGGCGGGACCGTCGTGACCGGCCACCGCGTCGCGTCGCTCGCGGACCTGCCGCCGTCGCGGGCGCTGCTGCTCGACACGGCCCCCGGTGCCGCCGCCGGGATCCTCGGGGACCGGCTCCCCCGCCGCCGTGCCCGCACCTACCGACGGTTCCGGCACGGCCCCGCCGCGTTCAAGGTGGACCTGGCGGTGCGGGGCGGGATCCCGTGGGCGGCCGAGACCGCCGGGCGGGCCGGGACGGTGCACGTCGGCGGCTCCCTCGCCGACATCGCGTCGGCCGAGGCCGCGACGGTGCGCGGCGAGATGCCGGCCCGGCCCTTCGTCCTGGTGGCGCAGCAGTCCGTGGCCGACCCGGGTCGGGCCGTGGGCGACGTGCACCCGATCTACGCGTATGCCCACGTCCCGGCGGGCTGGTCGGGCGACGGCGAGCAGGCGGTGGTCGACCAGATCGAGCGGTTCGCCCCGGGCTTCACGGAGCGGATCGTCGCCACGGCGAGCACCGGCCCGGCCCGACTGCAGGCCTCCAACCCCAACCTCGTCCAAGGCGACATCGTCGGCGGTGCCAACGATCCGTTGCAGCTCGTCGCCCGGCCCCGGCTCGGGCTCGACCCCTACGCGACGGGCGCACCCGGCGTGTTCCTGTGCTCGGCGTCCACGCCACCGGGCGCGGGCGTGCACGGGATGGCCGGCTTCCACGCCGCGATGCGGGCGCTCAGGTGGCTCGATGGACGCTGA
- a CDS encoding DUF3556 domain-containing protein produces MGFLQPNLPVVDHDVWDHQSRQERIRPMARHFAEHGFGSPDVVILMYLVKMLVFVAIGWAFIMTTPGINGWFDPGSWWRAPEAFYKFALWTMLFEVLGLGCGFGPLNLRFIPPMGSPLYWLRPGTIRLPPFRGRIPLTGGDTRTIVDVVLYAGLLISTVVALVGALTRWEVATVLAFLLLIGLRDQVIFLAARGEVYGTLALTFLFATTDQLTAAKFVMVAIWWGAATSKINHHFPFVMAAMQSNSPLWRFGGIKRRFHRDFPDDLRPSPLAATVAHAATVVEFAVPAVLLLSGGGWVTTTAGIVMILFHLGIISSFPMGVPLEWNVFMIWGVIFLFLAHPGLDLGSLAQPLLILALMAVVVGIVVYGNLVPAKVSFLPSMRYYAGNWAATFWCFKGDSLERLDANVEKVSMLPHQQLEKVYGSAQEASVPLFMGYAFRGFHTHGRALWTLVPRACGSDHEDFLVLDGELVAGTVLGWNFGDGHLHDEQLIAALQRRCDFRPGDVRIVFLESQPFHRGTQEYRLIDAATGLIETGHVEVADMIVRQPTDADLPLHPHPRPSAPA; encoded by the coding sequence ATGGGGTTCCTGCAGCCCAACCTGCCCGTCGTCGACCACGACGTCTGGGACCACCAGAGCCGCCAGGAGCGGATCCGCCCGATGGCGCGCCACTTCGCCGAGCACGGCTTCGGCTCCCCCGACGTCGTCATCCTCATGTACCTCGTGAAGATGCTCGTCTTCGTGGCGATCGGGTGGGCGTTCATCATGACGACGCCCGGCATCAACGGATGGTTCGACCCCGGGTCGTGGTGGCGGGCCCCCGAGGCGTTCTACAAGTTCGCCCTCTGGACGATGCTCTTCGAGGTCCTCGGGCTCGGCTGCGGGTTCGGCCCCCTCAACCTGCGGTTCATCCCGCCGATGGGCTCACCGCTCTACTGGCTCAGGCCGGGCACCATCCGCCTGCCACCGTTCCGCGGGCGCATCCCGCTGACCGGCGGGGACACCCGCACGATCGTCGACGTCGTGCTGTACGCGGGTCTGCTGATCTCGACGGTCGTCGCGCTCGTCGGCGCGCTCACACGGTGGGAGGTCGCCACCGTGCTCGCCTTCCTCCTGCTCATCGGCCTCCGCGATCAGGTGATCTTCCTCGCCGCCCGCGGCGAGGTCTACGGCACGCTGGCGCTGACCTTCCTGTTCGCCACGACCGACCAGCTCACGGCGGCGAAGTTCGTCATGGTCGCCATCTGGTGGGGTGCGGCGACGTCGAAGATCAACCACCACTTCCCCTTCGTGATGGCGGCGATGCAGAGCAACAGCCCGCTCTGGCGGTTCGGGGGCATCAAGCGCCGGTTCCACCGGGACTTCCCCGACGACCTCCGGCCGAGCCCCCTCGCCGCCACCGTCGCCCACGCCGCCACGGTCGTGGAGTTCGCCGTGCCGGCGGTGCTGCTGCTGAGCGGCGGCGGCTGGGTCACGACGACCGCGGGGATCGTCATGATCCTCTTCCACCTCGGGATCATCTCGAGCTTCCCCATGGGCGTCCCGCTCGAGTGGAACGTCTTCATGATCTGGGGCGTGATCTTCCTGTTCCTCGCCCACCCCGGCCTGGACCTGGGCTCGCTGGCCCAGCCGCTGCTGATCCTCGCCCTGATGGCGGTGGTCGTCGGCATCGTGGTCTACGGCAACCTCGTGCCGGCCAAGGTCTCCTTCCTGCCGTCGATGCGGTACTACGCGGGGAACTGGGCGGCCACGTTCTGGTGCTTCAAGGGCGACTCGCTGGAGCGCCTCGACGCCAACGTCGAGAAGGTGTCGATGCTGCCCCACCAGCAGCTCGAGAAGGTCTACGGCAGCGCGCAGGAGGCGTCGGTCCCGCTGTTCATGGGCTACGCGTTCCGAGGGTTCCACACCCACGGGCGTGCGCTGTGGACGCTGGTGCCGCGGGCGTGCGGCTCGGACCACGAGGACTTCCTGGTGCTCGACGGCGAGCTGGTCGCCGGCACGGTGCTGGGGTGGAACTTCGGCGACGGCCACCTCCACGACGAGCAGCTGATCGCCGCGCTCCAGCGCCGCTGCGACTTCCGGCCGGGCGACGTGCGCATCGTCTTCCTGGAGTCGCAGCCGTTCCACCGCGGCACGCAGGAGTACCGGCTGATCGACGCCGCGACCGGCCTCATCGAGACCGGTCACGTCGAGGTGGCCGACATGATCGTCCGCCAGCCGACCGACGCCGACCTGCCGCTGCACCCGCACCCGCGGCCGAGCGCCCCCGCGTGA
- a CDS encoding TetR/AcrR family transcriptional regulator yields MPARRTDPAPLETGPPDGGPPGVRERILDATESCLRRDGIRRTTVAAVAAEAGISRAYVYRFFPDKPTLVSAALIRRDEAFWADADQRVSAAPTLAAMVAEAVLLSREAPVGPLAMQLAEAEPVDYAAVMGTYVHEIVPGLSDFWVDQLRRARDRGVIRDDVDVDAAADWVIRALVSLVGIPSRAVDADDRASLIGFLDTFLTPAFRVGEPVDGAGGGGR; encoded by the coding sequence GTGCCGGCCCGACGCACCGACCCAGCCCCGCTCGAGACCGGGCCGCCCGACGGCGGGCCGCCCGGGGTGAGGGAGCGGATCCTCGACGCGACCGAGTCGTGCCTGCGGCGCGACGGGATCCGGCGCACGACCGTGGCCGCCGTCGCCGCCGAGGCCGGGATCTCGCGGGCGTACGTGTACCGCTTCTTCCCCGACAAGCCGACGCTGGTCTCGGCCGCGCTGATCCGCCGCGACGAGGCGTTCTGGGCCGACGCGGACCAGCGCGTGTCCGCGGCCCCGACCCTGGCGGCGATGGTGGCCGAGGCGGTCCTGCTGTCGCGCGAGGCGCCGGTCGGGCCCCTGGCCATGCAGCTCGCCGAGGCCGAGCCCGTCGACTACGCCGCGGTGATGGGCACCTACGTGCACGAGATCGTGCCGGGGCTGTCGGACTTCTGGGTCGACCAGCTCCGGCGCGCCCGCGACCGCGGCGTGATCCGCGACGACGTCGACGTCGACGCCGCGGCCGACTGGGTCATCAGGGCCCTCGTGTCGCTCGTCGGGATCCCGAGCCGCGCGGTCGACGCCGACGACCGGGCGTCGCTGATCGGGTTCCTCGACACCTTCCTCACGCCGGCGTTCCGGGTGGGGGAGCCGGTCGACGGCGCCGGCGGCGGGGGCCGGTAG
- a CDS encoding polysaccharide deacetylase family protein, with amino-acid sequence MRPSTIPLPRRARPALLALAVGVAVAAGACSSGSGADEAGGSTTASSTTVATAPPTTTAPTTALPPTTALPPTTAPANDLLAPPPTVVPTLDRSGGLAPFVHRVDTTDRVIFITIDDGAVRDPSYLDHFQQLGVPFTSFLTLPNAAADPLYWKGVQERGGLIETHTIRHPNLRGAGEATLRREICEPADAFAHLFGRRPTLFRPPYGNSDDAVRRVADECGYAAVVHWTGSTNNGKLTMQDVVLKPGDIILMHYRDTLNADLDDVVARARAEGFRIGRLEDYLVRAP; translated from the coding sequence GTGCGCCCCTCGACGATCCCGCTCCCTCGTCGCGCCCGTCCGGCGCTGCTCGCCCTCGCCGTCGGAGTCGCCGTCGCCGCGGGCGCGTGCTCCTCGGGTTCGGGCGCCGACGAGGCGGGCGGCTCCACCACCGCGTCGTCCACGACGGTGGCGACCGCCCCTCCCACGACGACCGCCCCCACCACAGCCCTCCCTCCCACGACAGCCCTCCCTCCCACGACGGCGCCGGCGAACGACCTGCTCGCCCCGCCCCCGACGGTGGTCCCGACCCTCGACCGCAGCGGCGGGCTGGCGCCGTTCGTGCACCGGGTCGACACGACCGACCGGGTGATCTTCATCACCATCGACGACGGCGCGGTGCGCGACCCGTCGTACCTCGACCACTTCCAGCAGCTCGGCGTGCCCTTCACGTCGTTCCTCACGCTGCCGAACGCCGCCGCCGACCCGCTCTACTGGAAGGGCGTCCAGGAGCGGGGCGGGCTCATCGAGACGCACACGATCCGCCACCCGAACCTGCGGGGCGCCGGCGAGGCCACCCTCCGGCGCGAGATCTGCGAGCCGGCGGACGCGTTCGCCCACCTGTTCGGGCGGCGCCCGACGCTGTTCCGCCCGCCCTACGGCAACTCGGACGACGCCGTGCGGCGCGTCGCCGACGAGTGCGGCTACGCCGCCGTCGTCCACTGGACCGGCTCCACCAACAACGGGAAGCTGACCATGCAGGACGTCGTCCTGAAGCCGGGTGACATCATCCTCATGCACTACCGCGACACGCTGAACGCGGACCTCGACGACGTCGTGGCCCGCGCCCGGGCCGAGGGGTTCAGGATCGGCCGGCTCGAGGACTACCTCGTCCGGGCGCCGTGA
- a CDS encoding sugar O-acetyltransferase — MYERMLAGDLYVALDPQIEAAGLESMQLQDRYNSTGAEQAELRRSLLEELLGSIGEGTTIRPPFRCDYGSSISIGSWCFANFGLVALDVAAITIGDHVQIGPNVQLLTPTHPIDPDLRRAGWEAAEPITIGDNVWLGGGAIVLPGVEIGADTVVGAGAVVSRDLPAGVVAVGNPARVVRDVR; from the coding sequence ATGTACGAGCGCATGCTCGCGGGCGACCTCTACGTCGCGCTCGACCCGCAGATCGAGGCGGCCGGGCTGGAGTCCATGCAGCTCCAGGACCGCTACAACTCGACCGGGGCCGAGCAGGCGGAGCTGCGGCGGTCGCTGCTCGAGGAGCTCCTCGGCTCGATCGGCGAGGGCACGACCATCCGGCCGCCGTTCCGCTGCGACTACGGGTCGTCCATCAGCATCGGGTCGTGGTGCTTCGCCAACTTCGGCCTGGTCGCGCTCGACGTCGCCGCGATCACGATCGGCGACCACGTCCAGATCGGTCCCAACGTGCAGCTCCTCACACCGACCCACCCGATCGACCCCGACCTCCGGCGCGCAGGGTGGGAGGCGGCCGAGCCGATCACGATCGGCGACAACGTCTGGCTGGGCGGTGGGGCGATCGTCCTCCCCGGCGTCGAGATCGGCGCCGACACCGTCGTCGGCGCCGGGGCCGTGGTGTCGAGGGACCTGCCCGCCGGCGTGGTCGCGGTCGGCAACCCGGCGAGGGTCGTGCGCGACGTTCGCTGA
- a CDS encoding LLM class flavin-dependent oxidoreductase, with the protein MSGGDPSAGRAAPEVAWFAALCDDDVEQLGVPAPHLLSSYEHCRDIVLAAADAGFDNVLLPSGYDLGIDGTVFAGALAPEVRDRMRMLLAVRCGESWPPQLARQLATLDRVLGGGLTINVISSDLPGAPIDSELRYRRTAEVMAILRRLLDGEPVSHHGETYDLEVAPPRIRTVSGRCPELYFGGHSEAARRVAAEHADVFLTWPDTEAAVAALVADMDRRAAEHGRSLRYGFRSHVIVRGTEAEARSAAAHLVDALDDVTGAAIRSRSLDSGSAGVRRQAELREGADDDGFAEEALWTGIGRARSGAGAAIVGDPDQVVAKLLRYRALGVDTFILSGYPHLAECELVGRYVLPALRAS; encoded by the coding sequence GTGAGCGGCGGCGACCCGAGCGCAGGCCGGGCGGCGCCCGAGGTGGCCTGGTTCGCCGCCCTGTGCGACGACGACGTCGAGCAGCTCGGGGTGCCGGCGCCGCACCTGCTCAGCAGCTACGAGCACTGCCGCGACATCGTGCTGGCCGCGGCCGACGCCGGCTTCGACAACGTGCTCCTGCCCTCGGGCTACGACCTCGGCATCGACGGCACGGTGTTCGCCGGGGCGCTCGCGCCCGAGGTCCGCGATCGCATGCGCATGCTGCTCGCAGTGCGCTGCGGCGAGAGCTGGCCGCCCCAGCTCGCCCGTCAGCTCGCCACGCTCGACCGGGTCCTGGGCGGCGGGCTGACGATCAACGTCATCTCGAGCGACCTCCCCGGCGCGCCGATCGACAGCGAGCTGCGGTACCGGCGGACCGCCGAGGTGATGGCGATCCTTCGCCGGCTGCTCGACGGCGAGCCGGTCTCCCACCACGGCGAGACCTACGACCTCGAGGTGGCACCGCCGCGCATCCGGACCGTGTCGGGCCGGTGCCCCGAGCTCTACTTCGGCGGGCACTCCGAGGCCGCCCGCCGGGTGGCGGCCGAGCACGCGGACGTGTTCCTCACCTGGCCCGACACCGAGGCGGCCGTCGCCGCGCTCGTCGCCGACATGGACCGCCGCGCCGCCGAGCACGGACGGTCGCTCCGCTACGGGTTCCGCTCGCACGTGATCGTGCGCGGGACCGAGGCCGAGGCCCGGAGCGCCGCGGCGCACCTCGTCGACGCGCTCGACGACGTCACCGGGGCGGCCATCCGGTCACGCTCGCTCGACAGCGGGTCGGCAGGGGTGCGCCGCCAGGCGGAGCTGCGCGAGGGCGCGGACGACGACGGGTTCGCGGAGGAGGCGCTGTGGACCGGCATCGGCCGGGCCCGGTCGGGCGCCGGGGCGGCCATCGTCGGCGACCCCGACCAGGTCGTCGCCAAGCTCCTCCGCTACCGCGCGCTGGGCGTCGACACGTTCATCCTCTCGGGTTACCCGCACCTCGCCGAGTGCGAGCTGGTCGGCCGGTACGTGCTCCCGGCCCTGCGCGCCAGCTGA